In one Leishmania panamensis strain MHOM/PA/94/PSC-1 chromosome 14 sequence genomic region, the following are encoded:
- a CDS encoding delta-4 fatty acid desaturase, putative (TriTrypDB/GeneDB-style sysID: LpmP.14.1320), with translation MPGLKKDVLSIEGTYYDTEKLARIHPGGAMMVRLCNGRECTAIFLTYHRRRFPHALYEEYQVPKEQVHPDSLIEQRQQPRYESYLELCSRIQPIIAQTKGFAPWYYYLKAGLWLAVMLGLDLYSLFYHRAYFLTLIQSFSMAMVGLNVQHDANHGALSRNWRVNRVLGFSQDLLGGSSISWIVNHNYIHHVYTNEPERDADLDIPLLRLHSGIPVRLAYCLQQFYIVLLEAFFGPVHVLSNIIFLAKGPSEKQRLLKRQWGMSLCLLSIIPYRLVCNFLHATSFGDGVVNCLLQYVLGGFYLAGFFLMSHNFDGAKKVGTSDGLDFVACQTETSCNFGGWWWGQINGGLNFQIEHHLFPRVHHSYYAYLAPVVRQFCKERGFPYVSYNTFQENMMSTFRHMEQYGRGQEKVKSA, from the coding sequence ATGCCCGGCCTCAAGAAGGATGTACTGTCGATTGAAGGCACCTACTATGACACGGAGAAGCTTGCACGGATTCACCCTGGCGGTGCGATGATGGTACGACTCTGCAACGGCCGCGAGTGCACGGCGATCTTTCTGAcctaccaccgccgccgcttcccCCACGCGCTCTACGAGGAGTACCAAGTACCCAAGGAGCAAGTGCATCCTGACAGTCTCATCGAGCAACGCCAGCAGCCGCGCTACGAGAGTTACCTCGAGTTGTGCAGCAGAATTCAGCCAATTATTGCACAAACCAAGGGCTTTGCTCCGTGGTACTACTACCTGAAGGCGGGGCTCTGGCTAGCGGTGATGCTCGGGCTCGATCTCTACTCCCTGTTCTACCACCGTGCGTACTTCTTAACGCTGATTCAGTCGTTTTCCATGGCCATGGTCGGCCTGAACGTCCAGCATGACGCCAACCACGGCGCACTGAGCCGCAACTGGCGCGTTAACCGCGTTCTGGGGTTCTCCCAGGATCTGCTgggtggcagcagcatcagctgGATTGTGAACCACAACTACATCCACCACGTCTATACTAATGAGCCGGAGCGGGACGCCGATCTTGATATTCCGCTGCTCCGCTTGCACAGTGGCATCCCGGTCAGGCTGGCCTACTGCCTGCAGCAGTTTTACATCGTTCTTCTCGAGGCCTTCTTTGGTCCTGTGCATGTGCTCTCGAACATCATCTTCCTCGCCAAGGGCCCGAGTGAGAAGCAGCGTCTCCTCAAGAGGCAGTGGGGCATGAGTCTGTGCCTGCTCTCCATCATTCCCTACCGTCTTGTATGCAACTTTCTGCACGCGACGAGCTTCGGCGACGGCGTGGTGAACTGCCTGCTGCAGTACGTGCTTGGCGGCTTCTACCTTGCCGGCTTCTTCCTCATGTCACACAACTTCGACGGCGCCAAAAAGGTTGGCACGAGCGACGGGCTCGATTTTGTTGCCTGTCAGACGGAGACGAGCTGCAACTTTGGTGGCTGGTGGTGGGGTCAGATAAACGGTGGCCTCAACTTTCAGATTGAGCACCACCTTTTTCCACGAGTGCACCATAGCTACTACGCTTACCTCGCACCGGTTGTGCGCCAGTTTTGTAAGGAGCGCGGCTTTCCCTACGTCAGCTACAACACGTTTCAGGAGAACATGATGAGCACGTTTCGCCACATGGAGCAGTACGGGCGTGGCcaggagaaggtgaagagcgcCTAG
- the SHMT-S gene encoding serine hydroxymethyltransferase (SHMT-S) (TriTrypDB/GeneDB-style sysID: LpmP.14.1300): MASLLPTLAEQDPELANMIELEMSRQFRGLEMIASENLTSKAVLECLGSALTNKYAEGEPGNRYYGGTVYVDMVENLAKKRALAAFGLDPEVWGVNVQPYSGSPANFAAYTALLEPHSRIMGLDLPSGGHLTHGFYTPKKKVSATSIYFESFPYRVKEDGLIDYDTLESVALVFRPQMIIAGASAYARDFDYERFRHICDEVGSLLLMDMAHTAGLIAGGALKSPFPYADVVTTTTHKSLRGPRAGMIFYRKKDFQGKPTDYENRINQAVFPGCQGGPHEHQIAAIATQMREVCTPEWKVYAKQVQSNAHTLADALSAKGHKFVSGGTDNHLLLWNVRVHGLTGSKMEKLLDAVSISVNKNTIPGDKSAMTPGGIRVGTLSLTSRGMVEADMRVIAEFLDRAIELAKQIQTEVGSVKLNDFVEALPKYSGVAALRRDVEAFATTFSIPTFDVARIKYWGDPPKEL, encoded by the coding sequence ATGGCGTcgctcctccccaccctgGCTGAGCAGGACCCGGAGCTGGCGAACATGATCGAGCTTGAGATGAGTCGCCAGTTCCGCGGGTTGGAGATGATCGCCTCGGAGAACTTGACGTCCAAGGCGGTCCTGGAGTGCCTCGGTTCTGCCCTGACGAACAAGTACGCCGAGGGAGAGCCCGGCAACAGGTACTACGGCGGTACCGTGTACGTCGACATGGTCGAGAACCTTGCCAAGAAGCGTGCCTTGGCGGCTTTTGGCCTCGACCCCGAGGTGTGGGGGGTTAATGTGCAGCCCTACAGCGGGTCACCGGCAAACTTCGCTGCCTACACTGCCTTGCTAGAGCCTCACAGCCGCATCATGGGCCTTGACCTGCCcagcggcggccacctcacACACGGCTTCTACACACCGAAGAAGAAGGTAAGCGCAACGTCAATCTACTTCGAGTCTTTCCCCTACCGGGTCAAGGAGGACGGCCTGATCGACTACGACACCCTCGAGTCCGTCGCGCTGGTGTTTCGACCCCAGATGATTATCGCCGGCGCCTCGGCTTACGCGCGTGACTTTGACTACGAGCGGTTCCGTCACATATGTGATGAGGTGGGCAGTCTTCTGTTGATGGACATGGCCCACACGGCTGGCCTGATTGCCGGTGGCGCGCTCAAGTCCCCGTTTCCATACGCAGATGTGGTGACGACCACCACTCACAAGTCCCTGCGCGGGCCGCGTGCTGGCATGATTTTCTACCGCAAAAAGGACTTCCAGGGCAAGCCGACCGACTACGAGAACCGCATCAACCAGGCTGTCTTCCCTGGATGCCAGGGCGGGCCGCACGAGCATCAAATCGCCGCTATCGCCACGCAGATGCGGGAAGTGTGCACCCCGGAGTGGAAGGTGTACGCCAAGCAAGTGCAGTCCAACGCCCACACGTTGGCAGACGCGCTGAGCGCCAAGGGTCACAAGTTCGTTTCTGGTGGCACCGACAACCACCTGCTGCTATGGAATGTGAGGGTCCACGGCTTGACAGGCAGCAAAATGGAGAAGCTGCTCGACGCCGTCTCCATTTCCGTCAACAAGAACACCATTCCTGGAGACAAGAGTGCCATGACGCCTGGTGGCATTCGTGTTGGCACGCTGTCGTTGACTTCTCGCGGGATGGTGGAGGCAGACATGCGGGTTATCGCGGAGTTTCTCGACCGCGCCATTGAGCTGGCCAAGCAAATCCAGACGGAGGTGGGCTCGGTCAAGTTGAATGACTTTGTCGAAGCCCTGCCAAAGTACTCCGGTGTGGCTGCCCTCCGCAGGGATGTGGAGGCGTTTGCGACGACCTTTTCGATCCCCACGTTTGACGTGGCGCGCATCAAATACTGGGGCGATCCTCCCAAGGAGTTGTAG
- a CDS encoding hypothetical protein (TriTrypDB/GeneDB-style sysID: LpmP.14.1330), with amino-acid sequence MPLMSSQASAVPSSHLLSLGDGSDVNVTASSTASPAPPRNPRATVSNASHYAAKDVEAVELDPAALWAVLDLPAPESMPSQHTSRRVVLLGRPLSGKRTLCRRLCFAAQAQYAGSDGATDGGPQSGGVAANNDREPLYHPSTDDDEDSALFPNRNVGGCNMPGAYSTGGTPRQCTGVGPQDRVKPLSHGSGVCFDYVVQRVPTRLAHGCGGANDGLASGNQRSSTGFLMAPLGGTVRRTTEFFCCDNAGALSMALPTLDHVESGLVLMVIDVSDVSTIRQQLDYCYSTLESYIANLLRTQAPSHDEVRRMQLAAAQQEYWFAEEQKLRTVRANLASGGTAAAASSSSLTKECLFDASFADSAASVDKANSTPLRVPASAGTVCTMRSVIVCTKVDSLERASRAIGLVESGTIESEALLDRLGIPGELRLAMRHSLQSLLCLVSQLVRQYAIYHRAALASVCLRVSMTTAGAEGEYANSALVNPFYKGFWAYIAYLLYSSEGPNASVPSDVLRVCSARMYPHALLPCGLDSLALLNHFVTSSNVQLPEGPSLMAPEDPADSAIRTTAEGVITPDGVFLLHQKYIQQAQADLTSWTALWGNPAEAMHSGDDMVWDTL; translated from the coding sequence ATGCCCCTCATGAGCTCGCAGGCGTCTGCTGTGCCCTCGTCGCATCTGCTTAGCTTGGGGGATGGCAGCGATGTCAACGTGACGGCGAGCTCGACcgcgtcgccggcgccgccacgcaACCCCAGAGCAACTGTGTCTAACGCTTCTCACTACGCGGCCAAGgacgtggaggcggtggagcttGACCCCGCTGCGCTGTGGGCGGTGCTTGACCTGCCGGCACCGGAGTCGATGCCGTCCCAGCACACGTCGCGCCGCGTCGTCTTACTCGGACGCCCACTCAGTGGGAAGCGCACCCTCTGCCGACGCCTGTGCTTCGCAGCGCAGGCACAGTACGCTGGCAGTGATGGCGCGACTGACGGCGGCCCCCAGAGCGGCGGTGTCGCGGCGAACAACGACCGGGAACCCCTCTACCACCCAAgcaccgacgacgacgaggattCGGCCCTTTTCCCTAACCGGAACGTCGGCGGATGTAATATGCCAGGCGCCTACTCGACGGGTGGCACGCCGCGGCAGTGCACAGGGGTGGGGCCGCAAGATCGAGTAAAACCCCTGTCCCACGGGTCGGGTGTGTGCTTTGACTATGTGGTTCAACGAGTCCCGACGCGACTTGCGCACGGATGCGGTGGTGCTAACGATGGGCTTGCGTCCGGGAATCAGCGCTCGTCTACTGGGTTCCTGATGGCTCCTCTTGGTGGGACAGTGCGCCGCACTACGGAGTTCTTCTGCTGTGACAACGCGGGCGCCTTGTCAATGGCTCTGCCCACGCTCGATCATGTCGAGTCAGGACTCGTGCTCATGGTGATCGATGTTAGTGATGTGTCGACCAttcggcagcagctggactACTGCTACTCGACGCTCGAGAGCTACATAGCCAACCTTCTGCGTACGCAGGCACCAAGCCACGACGAGGTGCGCCGTATGCAgcttgctgcagcgcagcaggaATACTGGTTTGCCGAGGAGCAGAAGCTGCGCACTGTACGGGCAAACTTGGcaagcggcggcactgcggcggccgcatcttcctcttccttgaCCAAGGAGTGCCTCTTCGATGCTTCTTTCGCGGACTCGGCAGCGAGCGTTGACAAGGCGAACAGCACTCCGCTTCGCGTTCCCGCCTCTGCTGGTACGGTGTGCACAATGCGCAGCGTCATCGTGTGCACCAAAGTCGATAGTCTCGAACGCGCCTCGCGTGCGATTGGGCTGGTGGAAAGCGGCACCATTGAAAGTGAGGCGTTACTCGATCGCCTCGGTATCCCGGGAGAACTGCGCCTTGCCATGCGGCActcgctgcagtcgctgctgtgcctggTGTCGCAGCTGGTGCGTCAGTACGCTATCTACCACAGGGCTGCACTGGCATCGGTGTGTTTGCGTGTATCCATGACAACAGCAGGCGCGGAGGGCGAATACGCCAACTCGGCACTAGTAAATCCCTTCTATAAGGGCTTCTGGGCGTACATCGCGTATCTCCTGtacagcagcgagggcccCAATGCGTCGGTGCCGAGCGACGTTCTGCGTGTTTGCTCTGCTCGAATGTACCCTCACGCGTTGTTGCCATGCGGCCTTGATtccttggcgctgctgaaccaCTTTGTCACTTCCAGCAACGTCCAGCTGCCGGAAGGACCCTCGCTCATGGCGCCGGAGGACCCTGCTGACTCGGCCATCCGCACGACAGCCGAGGGCGTTATCACTCCCGACGGTGTCTTCTTACTTCACCAAAAGTACATTCAGCAGGCGCAAGCAGACCTCACGAGTTGGACGGCGCTGTGGGGCAACCCCGCGGAGGCCATGCATAGCGGTGATGACATGGTATGGGACACCTTGTAG
- a CDS encoding hypothetical protein (TriTrypDB/GeneDB-style sysID: LpmP.14.1310) — MLAAGDKALGQGRGHYQEALSKYTGVLTRWPKNERALYSRAELYSMMRQRAAALDDVNMLLSISKEHPQGLALRMSLNMQLGNLLDAHQDGQLLVRVYKALNKPERAQKTAEQVRHLERYTARWTALSDLWSQPVAAYTVVPNDAGLLRKYKECVDLLAKVIREFSSDSVELRLRRAACALASGDNIAATQELKYVTQRSPQNLDVIALNAQALRSLGALDQSISELRRCLSFDPEHIPCANLHKLIRQQQRMMNNIVKGLQDKKFETVIQLIAEARAAEPNAPYEEQLAAWHCEALVGLRNTDEGIRVCQALVDRYDGASSPTVFEAHIRLVELHLLDDNTAAAEAALQRAHELRQHDSKVEEMRVTIEKLKRSGARKDYYKILGLKKTASAQDIRRAYRKLAKSSHPDQLRSRDMTEKERERQEKMFRDVNEAKEVLLDEEKRARYDNGEDVNQPSAQRGEPSFGTSFAGGFPGGFPGGFPGGFPGGFPGGFPGGFPGGFHQQRGGHHQFFFFNQEN; from the coding sequence ATGCTAGCAGCAGGGGACAAGGCCCTCGGCCAGGGGCGCGGACACTATCAGGAGGCACTCTCCAAGTATACCGGTGTCCTCACCCGCTGGCCCAAGAATGAGCGTGCCCTGTACAGTCGTGCCGAGCTCTACTCAAtgatgcggcagcgcgcggcagcgctggacgACGTGAACATGCTCCTGAGCATCAGCAAGGAGCATCCACAGGGACTGGCACTGCGTATGTCGCTGAACATGCAGCTGGGCAATCTCTTGGACGCCCACCAGGATGGCCAGCTCCTTGTACGCGTCTATAAAGCGCTCAATAAGCCTGAGAGAGCGCAGAAGACGGCAGAGCAGGTTCGCCATCTGGAGCGGTACACGGCGCGTTGGACGGCCCTGTCGGACTTGTGGTCGCAGCCGGTGGCGGCATACACAGTAGTCCCCAACGACGCGGGCCTCCTGCGCAAGTACAAAGAATGCGTCGATCTCCTAGCCAAAGTAATTCGCGAATTTTCGAGCGACAGCGTAGAGCTCCGGCTACGTCGTGCTGCCTGTGCGCTAGCATCAGGCGATAACATCGCCGCCACGCAGGAACTCAAATATGTCACTCAGCGCAGCCCACAGAACCTCGACGTCATCGCCCTCAACGCACAagcgctgcgcagcctcGGCGCGCTGGATCAGTCTATATCGGaactgcgccgctgtcttAGCTTTGACCCCGAGCATATTCCGTGTGCAAACCTGCACAAACTGatccgccagcagcagcgcatgatGAATAACATAGTGAAGGGGCTGCAGGACAAGAAGTTTGAGACGGTAATACAGCTGATCGCCGAGGCCCGCGCAGCGGAGCCGAACGCGCCGTACGAAGAGCAGTTGGCGGCGTGGCATTGCGAAGCGCTAGTGGGTTTGCGCAATACAGACGAGGGTATTCGTGTATGTCAGGCGCTTGTGGACCGCTACGACGGCGCGAGCAGCCCCACCGTCTTCGAGGCACATATCCGCCTTGTGGAGTTGCACCTGCTTGATGacaacacagcagcagcagaggcggcgctgcagagggcacacgagctgcggcagcacgacagtaaggtggaggagatgcgagTGACGATCGAGAAATtgaagcgcagcggtgctcgcAAGGACTACTACAAGATATTGGGTCTCAAGAAGACGGCATCGGCGCAGGACATCCGACGTGCGTACCGCAAGCTGGCCAAGTCAAGCCATCCCGACCAGCTGCGCTCGAGGGACatgacggagaaggagcgagaaCGGCAGGAGAAGATGTTCCGTGATGTCAATgaggcgaaggaggtgcTCCTGGACGAGGAAAAGCGCGCCCGGTATGACAATGGGGAGGACGTCAACCAGCCCTCTGCGCAACGGGGTGAGCCGTCTTTCGGTACCAGCTTTGCCGGCGGCTTTCCGGGCGGTTTCCCGGGTGGTTTTCCAGGCGGCTTTCCAGGCGGCTTTCCAGGCGGCTTCCCGGGGGGTTTCCCGGGAGGTTtccatcagcagcgcggcggtcATCATcagttcttcttcttcaaTCAGGAGAACTAG